In the genome of Rhodamnia argentea isolate NSW1041297 chromosome 3, ASM2092103v1, whole genome shotgun sequence, one region contains:
- the LOC115757592 gene encoding P-loop guanosine triphosphatase YjiA-like isoform X1, which translates to MATLRFLISRAASNSSLYHHLQPRCTGPSSPASQFLRSLRSLVSWEFDPSRSRRRGVRGFVSEPDYRVEEAGAAALNLDDRVPATVITGFLGSGKTTLLNHILTAQHGKRIAVIENEFGEVDIDGSLVASHSSASEEIIMVNNGCLCCTVRGDLVKMLLELVKKKRDKFDHIVIETTGLAKPGPVIDTFCSDELVSRHVKLDGVVTLVDSKHAMKHLNEVKPRFVVNEAVEQIAYADRIIINKIDLATEAELDILTKRIKHINGMAQIKLAKYGSVDMDFVLGVGGYDLDRIDSEVHGDGSSCNAHQHGHACADNVEEHKGHHDHDHDHVHDSAVSSVSIVSEGTLDLDEVDDWLERLIEEKGDDLYRMKGVLSVTGFEQRYVFQGVHSTLDGCPGKVWGPDEKKMNKFVFIGRNLDETALRKGFKGCLV; encoded by the exons ATGGCGACGCTTAGATTCTTGATATCCAGGGCAGCATCCAACAGCAGCCTCTATCACCATCTCCAGCCGCGCTGTACCGGCCCTTCTTCTCCTGCCTCCCAATTCCTCCGGAGCCTCCGCTCGCTCGTTTCTTGGGAGTTCGATCCCTCAAGGTCTCGCCGCCGGGGCGTTAGGGGCTTCGTCTCCGAGCCGGACTACAGGGTTGAAGAAGCCGGGGCGGCTGCGCTCAATCTCGACGACCGCGTGCCCGCCACTGTGATCACTGGCTTCCTCGGCTCCGGAAAG ACAACTCTGCTCAACCATATTCTAACAGCTCAACATGGCAAGCGCATTGCTGTTATTGAAAACGAG TTTGGTGAGGTGGATATTGATGGTTCGTTGGTTGCAAGTCATTCTTCCGCGTCCGAGGAAATTATAATGGTTAACAATGGGTGCTTATGCTGTACTGTACGCGGAGACTTAGTGAAGATGTTACTGGAGTTGGTTAAGAAGAAAAGGGACAAATTTGATCATATTGTCATTGAAACCACAG GCCTTGCTAAGCCGGGTCCAGTTATTGACACATTTTGTTCTGATGAATTGGTTTCGAGACATGTGAAATTGGATGGTGTTGTTACCTTGGTTGACTCCAAGCATGCTATGAAGCACTTAAATGAAGTGAAACCAAGATTTGTTGTGAATGAAGCGGTTGAACAAATTGCTTACGCTGACCGTATTATTATAAACAAG ATTGACCTGGCAACTGAAGCTGAGCTGGATATACTGACTAAAAGGATCAAG CACATCAATGGGATGGCACAAATCAAGCTAGCTAAATATGGAAGTGTTGACATGGATTTTGTTTTGGGAGTGGGAGGTTATGATCTGGACAG AATCGATTCTGAAGTTCATGGAGATGGCTCATCCTGTAATGCTCATCAACATGGGCATG CATGTGCAGATAATGTAGAGGAGCACAAAGGGCATCATGATCATGATCATGATCATGTGCATGATTCTGCAGTTTCCAGTGTCAGTATTGTTTCTGAGGGTACACTGGATCTCGATGAG GTCGATGATTGGTTAGAGAGACTGATTGAAGAAAAAGGGGACGACTTGTACAGAATGAAGGGTGTATTGTCTGTGACTGGTTTTGAGCAACGATATGTATTCCAG GGGGTTCATTCAACATTGGATGGCTGTCCGGGAAAAGTATGGGGTCCTgatgagaagaaaatgaacaagTTCGTCTTTATTGGGAGGAACCTCGATGAAACTGCCCTACGAAAAGGCTTCAAGGGGTGTCTTGTATGA
- the LOC115757594 gene encoding isoflavone reductase homolog, which produces MAKSKVLVVGGTGYIGRRLVRASLDQGHPTYVLQRPEIGLDIEKLQTLLSFKRRGAHLIEGSFSDVRTLVDAVRQVDVVICAMSGVHFRSHNILMQLKLVEAIKEAGNVTRFLPSEFGMDPALMGHAIEPGRVTLDEKMEVRRAVEEAKIPFTYISANCFAGYFVGNLSQLSSLTPPKDTVYLYGDGNVKAVFLDEDDIATYTIKTIDDPRTLNKTVYLRPPENILSQRQLVEMWEKLSERTLEKRSISAEDFLASMKGLDYAQQVGVGHFYHIFYEGCLTNFEIGEDGEEASQLYPEVQYTRMDEYLKIYA; this is translated from the exons ATGGCAAAGAGCAAGGTCCTCGTCGTCGGGGGCACCGGCTACATCGGGCGGAGGCTCGTGCGGGCAAGCCTGGACCAGGGCCACCCTACGTACGTCCTCCAGCGGCCGGAGATAGGCCTCGACATCGAGAAGCTCCAGACGCTGCTGTCCTTCAAGAGGCGCGGTGCCCACCTCATCGAGGGCTCGTTCTCGGATGTAAGGACCCTCGTCGATGCCGTGAGGCAGGTCGACGTCGTCATCTGCGCCATGTCGGGCGTCCACTTCCGGAGCCACAACATCCTGATGCAGCTCAAGCTCGTGGAGGCCATCAAAGAAGCTGGAAATGTCACG CGGTTCTTGCCGTCGGAGTTCGGAATGGACCCGGCCCTCATGGGTCATGCGATTGAGCCGGGAAGGGTCACGTTGGATgagaaaatggaggtgagaAGAGCAGTCGAGGAAGCTAAGATCCCCTTCACCTATATCTCCGCCAACTGCTTTGCTGGTTATTTTGTGGGCAATCTCTCTCAGCTATCAAGTCTCACCCCTCCAAAAGACACTGTGTATCTCTACGGAGACGGCAACGTCAAAG CTGTTTTTCTCGATGAAGATGACATCGCAACGTACACAATTAAAACTATTGACGATCCGAGAACACTGAACAAGACGGTGTACCTGAGGCCACCGGAGAACATTCTGTCCCAAAGGCAACTGGTGGAGATGTGGGAGAAGCTCAGTGAAAGGACATTGGAGAAGAGAAGCATTTCTGCAGAAGACTTCCTTGCCTCCATGAAAG GATTGGATTATGCGCAGCAAGTGGGGGTGGGGCATTTCTACCACATATTCTATGAAGGCTGCTTGACAAACTTTGAAATTggggaagatggagaagaagctTCCCAGCTCTACCCTGAAGTTCAATATACCCGCATGGATGAATACCTGAAGATATATGCATGA
- the LOC115757591 gene encoding uncharacterized protein LOC115757591, whose protein sequence is MADTAADGGNSRGSSGGTSIGKVLATTDARGGGGGGGGGGGGGGAGVQIERARDAYGGAYNAMEEKPSRMEVWGWHLYGFCTYFVETALIPIVFPLIISQVVGSPPQPSQGWTKSHKGLTCREKEMKLFVGLTHRSMHEGNISPLEWTAVCWFIGLVMAAPLLNFVSMRLDHGLYQQLIAGAATVVGAIFCLPAGFFRTPWIFLPYIVVIVAAGLVASAAHTRNLGLMIRGFTGPCSQEVPIPSQKICLGLALALRHGSWLLWCCIDFCILLSHA, encoded by the exons ATGGCGGACACGGCCGCTGACGGCGGGAACAGCCGGGGTTCTTCCGGGGGGACGTCGATCGGGAAGGTGCTGGCCACGACGGACGCccgcggcggcggtggcggcggcggcggcggagggggggggggcggggccGGGGTGCAGATAGAGAGGGCGAGGGACGCGTACGGGGGTGCGTACAACGCCATGGAGGAGAAGCCGTCGAGGATGGAGGTGTGGGGGTGGCACCTGTACGGCTTCTGCACCTACTTCGTCGAGACCGCGCTCATACCCATCGTCTTCCCGCTCATCATCAGCCAGGTCGTGGGGTCCCCGCCGCAGCCGTCTCAGGGCTGGACCAAGAGCCACAAGGGCTTGACCTGTCGCGAGAAGGAGATGAAact GTTTGTGGGGCTGACGCACCGGTCAATGCACGAGGGTAATATTTCCCCTCTAGAGTGGACTGCAGTTTGTTGGTTCATTGGTTTGGTTATGGCTGCGCCGTTGTTGAACTTTGTCTCCATGCGCCTTGACCATGGGCTATACCAGCAGCTAATTGCCGGAGCCGCCACGGTTGTTGGAGCCATCTTCTGTCTTCCTGCAGGATTCTTCCGCACCCCTTGGATCTTTCTGCCGTACATTGTGGTCATCGTGGCTGCCGGTCTGGTGGCCTCAGCTGCCCACACCCGCAACCTCGGCCTCATGATCCGTGGTTTCACGGGGCCCTGCTCTCAAGAAGTCCCAATTCCAAGTCAGAAGATCTGTCTCGGGTTGGCTCTCGCTTTACGCCACGGCAGCTGGTTGCTTTGGTGCTGCATTGATTTCTGCATTCTCTTATCACATGCTTGA
- the LOC115757592 gene encoding P-loop guanosine triphosphatase YjiA-like isoform X2 — translation MATLRFLISRAASNSSLYHHLQPRCTGPSSPASQFLRSLRSLVSWEFDPSRSRRRGVRGFVSEPDYRVEEAGAAALNLDDRVPATVITGFLGSGKTTLLNHILTAQHGKRIAVIENEFGEVDIDGSLVASHSSASEEIIMVNNGCLCCTVRGDLVKMLLELVKKKRDKFDHIVIETTGLAKPGPVIDTFCSDELVSRHVKLDGVVTLVDSKHAMKHLNEVKPRFVVNEAVEQIAYADRIIINKIDLATEAELDILTKRIKHINGMAQIKLAKYGSVDMDFVLGVGGYDLDRIDSEVHGDGSSCNAHQHGHEEHKGHHDHDHDHVHDSAVSSVSIVSEGTLDLDEVDDWLERLIEEKGDDLYRMKGVLSVTGFEQRYVFQGVHSTLDGCPGKVWGPDEKKMNKFVFIGRNLDETALRKGFKGCLV, via the exons ATGGCGACGCTTAGATTCTTGATATCCAGGGCAGCATCCAACAGCAGCCTCTATCACCATCTCCAGCCGCGCTGTACCGGCCCTTCTTCTCCTGCCTCCCAATTCCTCCGGAGCCTCCGCTCGCTCGTTTCTTGGGAGTTCGATCCCTCAAGGTCTCGCCGCCGGGGCGTTAGGGGCTTCGTCTCCGAGCCGGACTACAGGGTTGAAGAAGCCGGGGCGGCTGCGCTCAATCTCGACGACCGCGTGCCCGCCACTGTGATCACTGGCTTCCTCGGCTCCGGAAAG ACAACTCTGCTCAACCATATTCTAACAGCTCAACATGGCAAGCGCATTGCTGTTATTGAAAACGAG TTTGGTGAGGTGGATATTGATGGTTCGTTGGTTGCAAGTCATTCTTCCGCGTCCGAGGAAATTATAATGGTTAACAATGGGTGCTTATGCTGTACTGTACGCGGAGACTTAGTGAAGATGTTACTGGAGTTGGTTAAGAAGAAAAGGGACAAATTTGATCATATTGTCATTGAAACCACAG GCCTTGCTAAGCCGGGTCCAGTTATTGACACATTTTGTTCTGATGAATTGGTTTCGAGACATGTGAAATTGGATGGTGTTGTTACCTTGGTTGACTCCAAGCATGCTATGAAGCACTTAAATGAAGTGAAACCAAGATTTGTTGTGAATGAAGCGGTTGAACAAATTGCTTACGCTGACCGTATTATTATAAACAAG ATTGACCTGGCAACTGAAGCTGAGCTGGATATACTGACTAAAAGGATCAAG CACATCAATGGGATGGCACAAATCAAGCTAGCTAAATATGGAAGTGTTGACATGGATTTTGTTTTGGGAGTGGGAGGTTATGATCTGGACAG AATCGATTCTGAAGTTCATGGAGATGGCTCATCCTGTAATGCTCATCAACATGGGCATG AGGAGCACAAAGGGCATCATGATCATGATCATGATCATGTGCATGATTCTGCAGTTTCCAGTGTCAGTATTGTTTCTGAGGGTACACTGGATCTCGATGAG GTCGATGATTGGTTAGAGAGACTGATTGAAGAAAAAGGGGACGACTTGTACAGAATGAAGGGTGTATTGTCTGTGACTGGTTTTGAGCAACGATATGTATTCCAG GGGGTTCATTCAACATTGGATGGCTGTCCGGGAAAAGTATGGGGTCCTgatgagaagaaaatgaacaagTTCGTCTTTATTGGGAGGAACCTCGATGAAACTGCCCTACGAAAAGGCTTCAAGGGGTGTCTTGTATGA